A window of the Cystobacter ferrugineus genome harbors these coding sequences:
- a CDS encoding aldehyde dehydrogenase family protein → MHVVSRSEGSQTNPFQETFERLRARRWEQARTSAKQRVARLRKLREAIVARREELYQALYADFRKPAAEVESTEVLVVLMELDHALKHVAQWMKPRRAATPLLLAGTRSQVRYEPKGVVLIISPWNYPFQLTLAPLVAAVAAGNCVCIKPSEKTPHTAQVMARLIQDVFDPSEVVVVQGGAAESQALLELPFDHFFFTGGARVGRKVMEAAARHLAGVTLELGGKSPAVVDNTADLKATAERLVFGKFINAGQTCVAPDYVMVPAAREEELLGHLREAIEHAYGKTEEARRASADFCRMVDDAQFSRVNGLLERSVAQGARVALGGTVDAASRYIAPTLLADVKPETAIMEEEIFGPVLPVLRYDTLDDAVRFIREGSKPLALYIFSQDDATVERLLADTTAGGTCVNTVVMHLTSAELPFGGVGESGLGNYHGEFGFRTFSHERAVLHQGPLFLLKNFFPPYAGRAGKLGRIASRLFE, encoded by the coding sequence ATGCACGTGGTGAGCAGGAGTGAGGGGAGCCAGACGAATCCGTTTCAGGAGACCTTCGAGCGGCTGAGGGCGCGGCGCTGGGAGCAGGCGCGCACGAGCGCGAAGCAGCGCGTGGCCCGGCTGCGCAAGCTGCGCGAGGCGATCGTCGCGCGGCGCGAGGAGCTCTACCAGGCGCTGTACGCGGACTTCCGCAAGCCGGCGGCCGAGGTGGAGAGCACCGAGGTGCTGGTGGTGCTCATGGAGCTGGACCACGCCCTCAAGCACGTGGCCCAGTGGATGAAGCCCCGCCGGGCGGCCACTCCGCTCCTGCTCGCCGGCACGCGCAGTCAGGTGCGCTACGAGCCCAAGGGCGTGGTGCTCATCATCTCGCCGTGGAACTACCCCTTCCAGCTCACCCTGGCGCCACTGGTGGCGGCGGTGGCGGCGGGCAACTGCGTGTGCATCAAGCCCAGCGAGAAGACGCCCCACACCGCGCAGGTCATGGCGCGGCTCATCCAGGACGTGTTCGACCCGTCCGAGGTGGTGGTGGTGCAGGGCGGCGCGGCCGAGAGCCAGGCGCTCCTGGAGCTGCCCTTCGATCACTTCTTCTTCACGGGCGGCGCGCGCGTGGGACGCAAGGTGATGGAGGCGGCGGCGCGGCACCTGGCGGGCGTGACGCTGGAGCTCGGAGGCAAGTCGCCCGCGGTGGTGGACAACACGGCGGACCTGAAGGCGACCGCCGAGCGGCTCGTCTTCGGCAAGTTCATCAACGCGGGGCAGACGTGCGTGGCGCCGGACTACGTGATGGTGCCCGCGGCGCGCGAGGAGGAGCTGCTCGGGCACCTGCGCGAGGCCATCGAGCACGCCTACGGCAAGACGGAGGAGGCGCGCCGCGCGAGCGCGGACTTCTGCCGCATGGTGGATGACGCGCAGTTCAGCCGGGTCAACGGGCTCTTGGAGCGCTCGGTGGCGCAAGGGGCGCGCGTGGCGCTGGGCGGCACGGTGGACGCGGCCAGCCGCTACATCGCGCCCACGCTGCTCGCGGACGTGAAGCCGGAGACGGCCATCATGGAGGAGGAGATCTTCGGCCCGGTGCTGCCGGTGCTGCGCTACGACACCCTGGACGACGCGGTGCGCTTCATCCGCGAGGGGAGCAAGCCCCTGGCCCTCTACATCTTCAGCCAGGACGACGCCACGGTGGAGCGGCTGCTCGCGGACACGACGGCGGGCGGCACGTGCGTGAACACGGTGGTGATGCACCTGACGAGCGCGGAGCTGCCCTTTGGCGGCGTGGGCGAGAGCGGCCTGGGCAACTACCACGGCGAGTTCGGCTTCCGCACCTTCAGCCACGAGCGCGCGGTGCTGCACCAGGGGCCCCTGTTCCTGCTCAAGAACTTCTTCCCGCCCTACGCGGGCAGGGCGGGCAAGCTCGGGCGCATCGCCAGCCGCCTCTTCGAGTGA
- a CDS encoding phospholipase D-like domain-containing protein codes for MRPIQAELLDGGALYREVVLGKLAHARESVWIATANVKAMYVERSGRFVPLLEVLDGLAARGVALRLLHAELPSRPFREEFDRRARLVKGGLELKVCPRVHFKTVLVDGAWAYLGSANLTGAGLGAKGEHARNFELGFVTEDFDVIDRVTAFYESVWSGASCRGCRLREVCPDPILPAGAPRTVKGTPGGVQLGKARRLSRRSAKSSR; via the coding sequence ATGCGTCCCATCCAAGCGGAGCTGCTCGACGGCGGCGCGCTGTACCGGGAAGTGGTGCTCGGCAAGCTGGCGCACGCGCGCGAGTCGGTGTGGATCGCCACGGCGAACGTGAAGGCCATGTACGTGGAGCGCTCGGGGCGCTTCGTGCCGCTGCTCGAGGTGCTGGACGGGCTGGCGGCGCGGGGGGTGGCGCTGCGGCTGCTGCACGCGGAGCTGCCCAGCAGGCCGTTCCGGGAGGAGTTCGACCGGCGGGCGCGGCTGGTGAAGGGGGGCCTGGAGCTGAAGGTGTGTCCGCGTGTCCACTTCAAGACGGTGCTGGTGGATGGGGCGTGGGCGTACCTGGGCAGCGCCAACCTCACGGGCGCGGGGCTGGGGGCCAAGGGGGAGCACGCGCGCAACTTCGAGCTGGGCTTCGTCACCGAGGACTTCGACGTCATCGATCGGGTGACGGCGTTCTACGAGTCGGTGTGGAGCGGCGCTTCGTGCCGGGGCTGCCGGCTGCGCGAGGTGTGTCCGGATCCCATCCTGCCCGCGGGCGCGCCCCGGACGGTGAAGGGCACGCCGGGCGGAGTCCAGCTCGGCAAGGCCCGGCGGCTGTCGCGTCGGAGCGCGAAGTCCTCCCGGTAG
- a CDS encoding sensor histidine kinase, with translation MMGNATDDAKALLRADRKNYLVCGAFLPVVALVHCLVTWTLPVGLVVSQLMVGALFGVMAWGLGAGRIPTRIMDSAAAVLAILGSTVFVILSGGPDSPYFHVFAALPFLLAMFTPASLLPTLVGGAVTLVAVVVVDVLAGVPARTIVLQLVGFSMLLGLALFGTRTYRRMAEAQRLAHQARLQALEQLAESERRRGDAARERAEVERLVMVGQLAAGVAHEVNNPLAFVKANLCFLEREVEDTHRPLERDELRDVLAETRQGVLRIQQIVTDLKDFSRAGSGGDEARAVLEEAVLEARRLASVRLRERGEVSLALDPGLPEVRLEQRRVVQVLLNLLLNAVDAVELADPSCQAHITVRAWRVEEGVRVEVDDNGPGIPKEVLPRLFEPFFTTKPPGRGTGLGLALCREYVSRAGGSLHAENRPGGGARFVLRLPVAEAPIAALA, from the coding sequence ATGATGGGCAACGCCACCGATGACGCCAAGGCCCTGCTGCGCGCGGATCGGAAGAACTACCTCGTCTGTGGAGCCTTCCTCCCGGTGGTGGCGCTGGTGCATTGCCTGGTGACGTGGACGTTGCCGGTGGGGCTCGTGGTGTCACAGCTCATGGTGGGCGCGCTCTTCGGGGTGATGGCGTGGGGCCTGGGCGCCGGGCGCATCCCCACGCGCATCATGGACTCGGCGGCCGCGGTGCTCGCCATCCTGGGCTCCACGGTGTTCGTCATCCTCAGTGGCGGGCCGGACAGCCCCTACTTCCACGTGTTCGCCGCCCTGCCGTTCCTGCTGGCCATGTTCACCCCCGCCTCGCTCCTGCCCACGCTGGTGGGGGGCGCGGTGACGCTGGTCGCGGTGGTGGTGGTGGACGTGCTGGCCGGAGTGCCCGCGCGCACCATCGTGTTGCAGCTCGTGGGCTTCTCCATGCTCCTGGGGCTGGCGCTCTTCGGCACGCGCACGTACCGGCGCATGGCGGAGGCGCAGCGCCTGGCCCATCAGGCGCGGCTGCAGGCGCTCGAGCAGCTCGCGGAGAGCGAGCGCCGCCGGGGGGACGCCGCGCGCGAGCGCGCGGAGGTGGAGCGGCTCGTCATGGTGGGGCAGCTCGCCGCCGGGGTGGCGCACGAGGTGAACAACCCCCTGGCCTTCGTGAAGGCCAACCTGTGCTTCCTCGAGCGCGAGGTGGAGGACACGCACCGGCCGTTGGAGCGCGACGAGCTGCGCGACGTGCTCGCCGAGACGCGGCAGGGCGTGCTGCGCATCCAGCAGATCGTCACGGACCTGAAGGACTTCTCGCGCGCGGGCAGCGGGGGGGACGAGGCGCGGGCGGTGTTGGAGGAGGCGGTGCTGGAGGCGAGGCGGCTGGCGTCGGTGCGCCTGCGGGAGCGGGGGGAGGTGTCGCTGGCGTTGGACCCCGGGCTGCCGGAGGTGCGCCTGGAGCAGCGGCGCGTGGTGCAGGTACTGCTCAACCTGCTGCTCAACGCGGTGGACGCGGTGGAGCTGGCGGACCCCTCGTGCCAGGCCCACATCACCGTGCGCGCGTGGCGGGTGGAGGAGGGGGTGCGCGTGGAGGTGGATGACAACGGCCCGGGCATTCCCAAGGAAGTGCTGCCCCGGCTCTTCGAGCCCTTCTTCACCACCAAGCCGCCGGGCCGGGGCACCGGCCTGGGGCTCGCGCTGTGCCGCGAGTACGTGTCGCGCGCGGGCGGCTCGCTCCACGCGGAGAACCGCCCGGGAGGCGGCGCCCGCTTCGTGCTGCGGCTGCCCGTGGCCGAAGCGCCCATCGCGGCGCTGGCGTGA
- a CDS encoding helix-turn-helix domain-containing protein, whose amino-acid sequence MSRLTQVLNVELAPAAPHVSLVDARRVESPDANGLSVLVKYMAPRISDFSQTVRRQALVRPEGIAGAVVGGFYSLVSSSYPTRAFADPLEAMGWLGRPEPEARTLLLELNELVMRQQGQSPLLGELHRVLRTRLCDELVLADIAREMGMSERTLQRRLRESGTSFQAELNTVQVRTAQALLLNSDAKLTAVAAEVGCASLQHFSSLFRKLTGESPSAWRARHRQGS is encoded by the coding sequence ATCTCCCGGCTCACCCAGGTGCTCAACGTGGAGCTGGCGCCCGCCGCGCCCCACGTGTCGCTCGTGGACGCGCGCCGCGTCGAGTCCCCGGACGCCAACGGTCTGTCCGTGCTGGTGAAGTACATGGCGCCGCGCATCTCCGACTTCTCCCAGACGGTGCGGCGTCAGGCGCTCGTGCGCCCCGAGGGCATCGCCGGCGCCGTCGTGGGCGGCTTCTACAGCCTGGTGAGCTCCAGCTACCCCACGCGCGCCTTCGCCGATCCCCTCGAGGCCATGGGGTGGCTCGGCCGGCCCGAGCCGGAGGCACGCACCCTGCTGCTCGAGCTCAACGAGCTGGTGATGCGGCAGCAGGGCCAGTCGCCGCTGCTCGGCGAGCTGCACCGCGTGCTGCGCACCCGGCTGTGCGACGAGCTGGTGCTCGCGGACATCGCGCGGGAGATGGGCATGTCCGAGCGCACCCTGCAGCGGCGGCTGCGCGAGTCGGGCACCTCCTTCCAGGCCGAGCTCAACACGGTGCAGGTGCGCACCGCCCAGGCGCTGCTGCTCAACAGCGACGCCAAGCTCACCGCGGTGGCCGCCGAGGTGGGGTGCGCCTCGCTCCAGCACTTCAGCAGTCTGTTCCGCAAGCTGACGGGCGAGTCCCCCAGCGCCTGGCGCGCCCGGCACCGCCAGGGCTCCTGA
- a CDS encoding helix-turn-helix transcriptional regulator has product MASKTTFPAPREKTTPPRRSARGREATTPRSKHETRQHLARSLGDTAREARKREGLTQADVAERIGVATEVYGRLERGLLMPSVPTLRRLCVALRLAADTLLALGPAETPTWARAAPPPEQEPPQLRRLLRHLRKLSPEQLRALGNVAVTLRRQE; this is encoded by the coding sequence ATGGCGTCGAAGACTACTTTTCCAGCACCCCGCGAGAAGACCACCCCACCTCGGAGGTCAGCTCGCGGGAGGGAAGCAACCACTCCCCGAAGCAAACACGAAACCCGGCAGCACCTGGCGAGGAGCCTGGGCGATACCGCCCGTGAAGCCCGCAAGCGCGAGGGGCTGACGCAGGCGGACGTGGCCGAGCGCATCGGCGTGGCCACGGAGGTGTACGGACGGCTGGAGCGCGGGCTGCTCATGCCGAGCGTGCCCACGCTGCGGCGGCTGTGCGTGGCGCTGCGGCTGGCCGCCGACACGCTCCTGGCGCTCGGCCCGGCGGAGACTCCCACCTGGGCCAGGGCCGCCCCCCCGCCCGAGCAGGAGCCGCCCCAGCTCCGGCGGCTGCTGCGCCACCTGCGCAAGCTCAGCCCCGAGCAGCTCCGGGCCCTGGGCAACGTGGCGGTCACGCTCCGACGTCAGGAGTGA
- a CDS encoding NYN domain-containing protein, translated as MTTTRPAAATYVLIDAENIDWAVSNVVGRKPEPQDRVQFDRLVAFCEGRFPNPVRCIVVLNARGEQLPDMMIGFVRALKTAGCEVVLLHGRPEQKVVDMGILKLLEAIRQQRPGTAVVLASHDGSDFAAALRPLLEDKRKVTLLGLREYVSQRFREFVPSGLEILDLEMDAKVFQRPLPRLLPIRVDEFDPSPFL; from the coding sequence ATGACCACGACCCGACCCGCAGCCGCGACCTACGTCCTCATCGATGCCGAGAACATCGACTGGGCCGTGTCCAACGTCGTGGGGCGCAAACCCGAGCCCCAGGATCGTGTGCAGTTCGACCGGCTGGTGGCCTTCTGCGAGGGCCGCTTTCCCAACCCCGTGCGCTGCATCGTGGTGCTCAACGCGCGAGGCGAGCAGCTCCCGGACATGATGATCGGCTTCGTGCGCGCCCTGAAGACCGCGGGGTGCGAGGTGGTGCTGCTGCACGGCCGTCCCGAGCAGAAGGTCGTGGACATGGGCATCCTCAAGCTGCTGGAGGCCATCCGCCAGCAGCGGCCGGGCACGGCCGTCGTGCTCGCCAGCCACGACGGCAGTGACTTCGCCGCCGCCCTGCGCCCCCTGCTCGAGGACAAGCGCAAGGTGACGCTGCTGGGCCTGCGCGAGTACGTGAGCCAGCGCTTCCGCGAGTTCGTTCCCTCGGGCCTGGAGATCCTGGACCTGGAGATGGACGCCAAGGTGTTCCAGCGGCCCCTGCCCCGCCTGTTGCCCATCCGCGTGGACGAGTTCGACCCCTCCCCCTTCCTGTAA
- a CDS encoding lytic transglycosylase domain-containing protein codes for MSVSSVSGNKAAALLALIALAEKSKTEGPSSPTTPTSPTPLESNPPSLFNDGFTDGTQGGQWNEFLQTANQLMETLGQLQELLAPELGDPSGTPQELFSPGPTPGPAPTPGPTPTPGGTTTEGVTTTPGAEGSGSSKLGPGLPKELEPYRSAIESASAKTGVPANMLAGQIWQESRGNLAAVSTNGGNGLTDTGLMQVNPNTYGELQAKYPELQGKDLSTPENNILAGAYYMKDMKEQFGDWKTALRAYNSGPNGVDKSNLNALPAGTGDATYVDKVSNFWNIIESGNGTLPP; via the coding sequence ATGTCCGTCTCCTCCGTTTCAGGCAACAAGGCCGCGGCCCTGCTGGCGCTCATCGCGCTGGCCGAGAAGAGCAAGACCGAGGGCCCGTCGAGCCCCACGACGCCCACCTCTCCGACGCCGCTGGAGTCCAACCCGCCCTCCCTGTTCAACGACGGCTTCACCGACGGCACGCAGGGTGGTCAGTGGAATGAGTTCCTCCAGACCGCCAATCAGCTCATGGAGACGCTCGGTCAGCTCCAGGAGCTGCTGGCGCCCGAGCTGGGCGATCCGAGCGGCACGCCGCAGGAGCTGTTCAGCCCCGGCCCGACCCCCGGCCCGGCTCCGACCCCGGGCCCGACCCCGACCCCGGGCGGTACGACGACGGAGGGTGTGACGACCACCCCGGGCGCCGAGGGCTCCGGCTCGTCGAAGCTGGGCCCCGGGCTGCCCAAGGAGCTCGAGCCGTACCGCAGCGCCATCGAGTCCGCTTCGGCCAAGACGGGCGTGCCGGCCAACATGCTCGCGGGGCAGATCTGGCAGGAGTCGCGCGGCAACCTGGCGGCCGTCTCCACCAACGGCGGCAACGGCCTGACGGACACGGGCCTGATGCAGGTCAACCCCAACACCTACGGGGAGCTGCAGGCCAAGTACCCCGAGCTCCAGGGCAAGGACCTGTCCACCCCCGAGAACAACATCCTCGCGGGCGCCTACTACATGAAGGACATGAAGGAGCAGTTCGGCGACTGGAAGACGGCCCTGCGCGCCTACAACTCCGGCCCCAACGGCGTGGACAAGAGCAACCTCAACGCGCTGCCCGCCGGCACCGGCGATGCCACCTACGTGGACAAGGTGTCCAACTTCTGGAACATCATCGAGTCGGGCAACGGCACCCTGCCTCCCTGA
- a CDS encoding HEAT repeat domain-containing protein encodes MSDERPDALLKSALEKIVYFEARAEQLHHELTSTRAELEHLKRELTLSEQRELDLRREVAELEVRMGRLGTEREELLRLNQALRTERGQLLGKLLEASRIRASDRPERDEDDEDDLGIDLASFISQLRSEVLERPAPAGSASPGGSAPAYPWPAQGESVPVSDTAPALAVVGAPAAVSTASPVVQHAWRLQQEGRLAVSAGQLAELAGGEDESLFGFSVRELSAPDATSRVRAAERLKALAQPAAAPALASALHAEDDPTVQVALLAAFAEVGKEQGVSVVSPLLSSSVPEVRIASLKALLSLSPQEAAPHLAQAVKDPDRSVRRRASLLALGLEGENARRLGEEAIHDPDAEVRSLAALALGAGSGESARTLLLETLKDPEVRVRRSAAQSLGRILGQDVSSVVDLDEGRRRREIRRLATLPVQPVRASLAARRPPARAPEPAPVQAPAPASAPAPSPRPAPRAPPRAAPVPAPLPVASARAAARVSASPVEALCGPLLTEVRAAIRGRSVGELAAGIRATTELAQEALALLVARGSVIRRGHKYFAA; translated from the coding sequence GTGAGTGACGAGCGTCCGGACGCGCTGCTCAAGAGCGCACTCGAGAAGATTGTCTACTTCGAGGCCCGTGCCGAGCAGCTCCACCACGAGCTGACGTCCACGCGTGCGGAGCTGGAGCACCTCAAGCGCGAGCTGACCCTGTCCGAGCAGCGTGAGTTGGACTTGCGGCGCGAGGTGGCGGAGCTCGAGGTGCGCATGGGCCGGCTGGGCACCGAGCGCGAGGAGCTGCTGCGCCTCAACCAGGCCCTGCGCACCGAGCGCGGCCAGCTTCTCGGCAAGCTCCTGGAGGCCAGCCGCATCCGCGCCTCGGACCGGCCCGAGCGCGACGAGGACGACGAGGACGATCTGGGCATCGACCTGGCCTCCTTCATCTCCCAGCTCCGCAGCGAGGTGCTCGAGCGCCCGGCTCCGGCGGGCTCCGCGTCCCCGGGGGGCTCCGCGCCCGCCTACCCCTGGCCCGCGCAGGGCGAGAGCGTCCCCGTCTCGGACACCGCGCCCGCGCTCGCCGTGGTGGGAGCCCCGGCCGCCGTGTCCACCGCCTCGCCCGTGGTGCAGCACGCCTGGCGCCTGCAGCAGGAGGGCCGCCTGGCGGTGAGCGCCGGGCAACTGGCGGAGCTGGCCGGTGGCGAGGACGAGTCGCTCTTCGGCTTCTCCGTGCGCGAGCTGTCCGCGCCGGACGCCACCTCGCGCGTGCGCGCCGCCGAGCGCCTCAAGGCCCTCGCCCAGCCGGCCGCCGCCCCCGCCCTGGCCAGCGCCCTGCACGCCGAGGACGACCCCACCGTGCAGGTGGCCCTGCTGGCCGCCTTCGCCGAGGTGGGCAAGGAGCAGGGCGTCTCGGTGGTGTCCCCGCTCCTGTCCTCCAGCGTGCCCGAGGTGCGCATCGCCTCCCTCAAGGCGCTCCTCTCCCTCTCTCCCCAGGAAGCCGCGCCCCACCTCGCCCAGGCGGTGAAGGATCCGGACCGCAGCGTGCGCCGGCGCGCCTCGCTCCTCGCGCTCGGCCTGGAGGGGGAGAACGCGCGGCGGCTCGGCGAGGAGGCCATTCACGACCCCGACGCCGAGGTGCGCAGCCTCGCCGCCCTGGCGCTCGGCGCGGGCAGCGGCGAGTCCGCCCGGACCCTGCTCCTGGAGACCCTCAAGGACCCCGAGGTCCGCGTGCGCCGCTCCGCCGCCCAGAGCCTCGGGCGCATCCTCGGCCAGGACGTCTCCTCCGTGGTGGACCTGGACGAGGGCCGCCGCCGCCGGGAGATCCGCCGGCTCGCCACGCTTCCCGTCCAGCCCGTGCGTGCCTCGCTCGCGGCCCGGCGGCCGCCCGCGCGGGCCCCCGAGCCCGCTCCGGTCCAGGCTCCAGCCCCTGCCTCCGCTCCCGCGCCGTCTCCCCGGCCCGCGCCCCGGGCCCCGCCGCGGGCCGCCCCCGTCCCCGCTCCCCTCCCCGTGGCTTCCGCGCGGGCGGCGGCCCGGGTGTCCGCCTCTCCCGTGGAGGCGCTCTGTGGCCCCCTGCTCACCGAGGTCCGGGCCGCCATCCGGGGCCGTTCCGTGGGAGAGCTGGCCGCGGGCATCCGGGCCACCACCGAGCTGGCCCAGGAGGCGCTCGCCTTGCTGGTCGCCAGGGGCTCGGTCATACGCAGGGGTCACAAATACTTCGCCGCTTAG
- a CDS encoding ParA family protein, giving the protein MDAPTYSPKQVAEMLGVPLKSLTPTLEQDSYTGAEVWALREKLGLFPVPLGRRKQLFLNFKGGTGKTSLSTSYAWRLAELGYTVLIIDLDSQGHATKCLGFEGEDFDQTLLNVLVRKAPLSDVIQKTSLPNLDFVPSNLTMSTVDLALMPMAGREFKLRNALKEVEGRYDVIVFDAPPSFGLLNLNALMAANDLFVPVLADFLSFHGLKLLFETVQGLDEDLNHVLDHVFIVVNSFNATFRLAKEALEALQTHYPEFLLPTIIRQCTKFAQAASEGRPIFVADPSSKGATDIESLIQHVLPRLRAGAAPGSDTGAQQAG; this is encoded by the coding sequence ATGGATGCGCCGACGTACAGCCCCAAGCAGGTCGCCGAGATGCTCGGCGTGCCCCTGAAATCCCTCACGCCGACGCTCGAGCAGGACAGCTACACCGGCGCCGAGGTGTGGGCCCTGCGCGAGAAGCTCGGGCTGTTTCCGGTGCCGCTCGGCCGGCGCAAGCAGCTCTTCCTCAACTTCAAGGGCGGCACGGGCAAGACGTCCCTGTCCACCTCCTACGCCTGGCGCCTGGCGGAGCTGGGCTACACCGTGCTCATCATCGACCTGGACAGCCAGGGCCACGCCACCAAGTGCCTGGGCTTCGAGGGCGAGGACTTCGACCAGACGCTGCTCAACGTGCTGGTGCGCAAGGCGCCCCTGTCCGACGTCATCCAGAAGACGAGCCTGCCCAACCTGGACTTCGTCCCCTCCAACCTCACCATGTCCACGGTGGACCTGGCGCTCATGCCCATGGCGGGGCGCGAGTTCAAGCTGCGCAACGCCCTCAAGGAGGTGGAGGGCCGCTATGACGTCATCGTCTTCGACGCGCCGCCCTCCTTCGGCCTGCTCAACCTCAACGCCCTCATGGCGGCCAACGACTTGTTCGTCCCCGTGCTGGCCGACTTCCTGTCCTTCCACGGCCTCAAGCTGCTCTTCGAGACGGTGCAGGGCCTGGACGAGGACCTGAACCACGTGCTGGACCACGTCTTCATCGTGGTCAACTCCTTCAACGCCACCTTCCGGCTCGCCAAGGAGGCGCTGGAGGCGCTGCAGACGCACTACCCGGAGTTCCTGCTGCCCACGATCATCCGCCAGTGCACCAAATTCGCGCAGGCCGCCAGTGAGGGCCGCCCCATCTTCGTGGCCGACCCCAGCTCCAAGGGGGCCACGGACATCGAATCCCTCATCCAGCACGTACTTCCGCGCTTGCGGGCGGGCGCGGCTCCCGGTAGCGATACGGGTGCGCAGCAGGCCGGTTGA
- a CDS encoding extensin-like protein: MKKAFEQNVSRAKPRLRLGAFTGAIDPASPEGADGAAEGSSAEVEQARATEPERVLDSEPVRAPEPAPAAHDLSAEVRARIERARAPRPTAAEVLDAALRASTTPPPGRDTHEEEAPARVTVAAVAHAHSPVARAEAPEPEVEVQTPAPPREEVDTHARRERLKERLKAVRENPRPEPLPASVAEAGMRAVERISALQTELVKVKAINLTLTQDLEVTRRQAEKATEEARLRMDEARRLATEVEGRVRLLADLERELAALEGERDEALLALQEARQAMQASADERSSLEAAVAEAKKALADSLSEEERLAGELEACKDEVAVMRRTVDTLQGERDVLAQQVASLTAERSELLEARKALEAVHRALSQAVAR; this comes from the coding sequence ATGAAGAAGGCCTTCGAACAGAACGTGTCCCGCGCCAAGCCGCGCCTGCGGTTGGGCGCCTTCACCGGCGCCATCGACCCCGCGTCACCCGAGGGGGCCGATGGCGCCGCCGAGGGCTCCAGCGCCGAGGTCGAGCAGGCCCGGGCCACCGAGCCCGAGCGGGTCCTGGACTCGGAGCCCGTGCGCGCCCCCGAGCCGGCGCCCGCCGCCCATGACCTCTCGGCCGAGGTGCGCGCCCGCATCGAGCGCGCCCGTGCCCCCCGTCCCACCGCCGCCGAGGTGCTCGACGCCGCCCTGCGCGCCTCCACCACGCCCCCGCCGGGCCGGGACACCCACGAGGAGGAGGCCCCGGCGCGGGTGACCGTCGCCGCCGTGGCCCACGCCCACTCCCCCGTGGCCCGCGCCGAGGCGCCCGAGCCCGAGGTGGAGGTGCAGACGCCGGCCCCGCCCCGCGAGGAGGTGGACACGCACGCCCGGCGCGAGCGGCTCAAGGAGCGCCTCAAGGCGGTGCGCGAGAACCCCCGCCCCGAGCCCCTGCCGGCCAGCGTCGCCGAGGCGGGCATGCGCGCCGTGGAGCGCATCTCCGCCCTCCAGACCGAGCTGGTGAAGGTCAAGGCCATCAACCTCACGCTCACCCAGGACCTGGAAGTCACCCGGCGTCAGGCGGAGAAGGCCACCGAGGAGGCCCGCCTGCGCATGGACGAGGCGCGCCGGCTCGCCACCGAGGTGGAGGGCCGGGTGAGGCTGCTGGCCGACCTGGAGCGCGAGCTGGCCGCGCTCGAGGGCGAGCGCGACGAGGCCCTGCTGGCCCTGCAGGAGGCGCGTCAGGCCATGCAGGCCTCCGCCGACGAGCGCTCCTCGCTCGAGGCCGCCGTCGCCGAGGCCAAGAAGGCCCTCGCCGACAGCCTCTCCGAGGAGGAGCGGCTCGCCGGCGAACTGGAGGCCTGCAAGGACGAGGTGGCCGTGATGCGCCGCACCGTCGACACGCTCCAGGGCGAGCGCGACGTGCTGGCCCAGCAGGTGGCCTCGCTCACCGCCGAGCGCTCCGAGCTGCTCGAGGCGCGCAAGGCGCTCGAGGCCGTGCACCGCGCTCTCAGTCAGGCCGTGGCGCGCTGA
- a CDS encoding ferritin-like domain-containing protein: MERKASEMGMNRTGIKTSPVESAKEIDGAEKRGATSIGDALAIARVRQEFAREVEGLGSVPPPTPKGMVKAAVDMLKGGRATVFIDKLGQRAGFERTGVRLYEAALSKLDVFGTWEGGPTRVELEKIRLDELAHFALVVRTIEKLGGDATALTPAAELQANLSEGVPRMLVDPRVNLLQSLEGLLTAELVDNASWELLIELARELGHAEIAEEFQRALDAEQEHLALVRGWISTGTMLEARVGEEAAGAPA, encoded by the coding sequence ATGGAACGCAAGGCGAGTGAGATGGGAATGAACCGGACCGGCATCAAGACCTCTCCGGTGGAGAGCGCCAAGGAGATCGATGGCGCGGAGAAGCGCGGGGCCACGAGCATCGGGGATGCCTTGGCCATCGCCCGGGTGCGCCAGGAGTTCGCGCGCGAGGTGGAGGGACTGGGCTCGGTGCCGCCGCCCACCCCCAAGGGCATGGTGAAGGCGGCGGTGGACATGCTCAAGGGCGGGCGGGCCACCGTCTTCATCGACAAGCTGGGCCAGCGCGCCGGCTTCGAGCGCACCGGCGTGCGGCTGTACGAGGCGGCCCTGTCCAAGCTGGACGTGTTCGGCACGTGGGAGGGCGGACCCACGCGCGTCGAGCTGGAGAAGATCCGCCTGGATGAGCTGGCGCACTTCGCGCTCGTCGTGCGCACCATCGAGAAGCTCGGCGGTGACGCCACGGCGCTCACGCCCGCCGCGGAGCTGCAGGCCAACCTGTCCGAGGGCGTGCCCCGGATGCTGGTGGACCCGCGCGTCAACCTGCTGCAATCGCTCGAGGGTCTGCTGACGGCCGAGCTCGTGGACAACGCGAGCTGGGAGCTGCTCATCGAACTGGCGCGGGAGTTGGGGCACGCGGAGATCGCCGAGGAGTTCCAGCGGGCGCTCGACGCGGAGCAGGAGCACCTGGCGCTGGTGCGCGGGTGGATCTCCACGGGGACGATGCTGGAGGCGCGCGTCGGCGAGGAGGCCGCCGGCGCCCCGGCATAG